The Neodiprion fabricii isolate iyNeoFabr1 chromosome 4, iyNeoFabr1.1, whole genome shotgun sequence genome window below encodes:
- the LOC124181644 gene encoding solute carrier family 35 member E1 homolog, which produces MYVVYSIPIYRCMRGTFTIFSGGFGFGFSVVCRDQDTSCGGRALAGMVMGERRDSREVLTILFLCIMWYIVSSSNNVIGKMLLSEFPFPMTVTMVQLTSITIYSGPFFNLWGVRKYAADISWPYYFRLIVPLALGKFFASVFSHVSIWKVPVSYAHTVKATMPFFTVVLSRIILREKQTNTVYLSLVPIIGGVAIATLTELSFDMTGLLSALVATMGFSLQNIFSKKVLRDTGVHHLRLLHILGRLALFMFLPVWLMYDFRSLLHDPVTGTNVEVSYKVLMLLFADGILNWLQNIIAFSVLSIVTPLTYAVASASKRIFVIAVSLFVLGNPVTGLNILGMTLAILGVLCYNKAKYDQRQAKKKESLLPRYSFPIRNGTTPFMVNGWQDDKHQLHAV; this is translated from the exons atgtatgtagtatatagtatacctatatatcgGTGCATGCGTGGTacttttactattttttccgGGGGTTTCGGTTTCGGATTTTCAGTCGTGTGTCGCGACCAAGACACGTCGTGTGGCGGGCGGGCATTGGCAGGCATGGTGATGGGTGAAAGACGGGACAGCCGTGAGGTGCTGACGATATTATTCCTGTGTATAATGTGGTACATCGTGTCAAGCAGCAACAATGTAATCGGCAAGATGTTGCTGTCCGAGTTTCCGTTTCCAATGACTGTGACGATGGTGCAGCTAACCTCAATCACCATTTATTCCGGCCCGTTTTTCAATCTCTGGGGTGTCCGAAAGTACGCAGCTGACATATCGTGGCCCTATTACTTTCGCCTTATCGTGCCCCTCGCCCTCGGCAAGTTCTTCGCATCCGTATTCAGTCACGTCAGTATTTGGAAGGTCCCGGTCTCCTACGCCCACACTG TAAAGGCTACAATGCCCTTCTTTACGGTGGTCCTGTCGAGGATAATTCTCCGTGAAAAGCAGACCAACACTGTCTACCTCAGCCTCGTTCCTATCATTGGAGGAGTAGCGATCGCCACCCTAACAGAACTTAGTTTTGACATGACGGGATTACTCAGCGCCTTAGTCGCTACAATGGGTTTCTCGCTACAGAATATATTCTCGAAGAAG GTATTACGTGACACGGGGGTTCATCATTTACGGCTTCTACATATCCTTGGACGATTGGCTTTGTTTATGTTCTTGCCAGTTTGGTTAATGTACGACTTCAGAAGTCTTCTGCACGATCCTGTAACGGGGACTAACGTCGAAGTCAGTTATAAAGTATTAATGCTACTTTTCGCCGATGGTATTTTGAATTGGCTTCAGAATATCATTGCTTTCTCTGTATTATCTATCGTCACACCGCTTACTTATGCTGTAGCCAGTGCCAGCAAAAGAATATTTGTAATTGCCGTCAGTCTTTTCGTTCTGGGTAACCCGGTCACAGGACTTAATATCTTAGGTATGACTTTGGCCATATTAGGTGTCCTCTGTTACAACAAAGCTAAATATGATCAGAGacaagccaaaaaaaaagaatctttgCTGCCAAGGTACAGTTTTCCCATTCGAAATGGCACCACTCCGTTTATGGTCAATGGctggcaggatgacaagcaTCAACTGCATGCCGTTtag
- the LOC124181642 gene encoding glutamate receptor-interacting protein 1 isoform X1, producing MFSSLRLASMRSHKSRARPGSVATSASSDSARPDEMCQQQFYPNNFLALDEGEGSSPPPSSVSSKVAQVRVEREGGSLGVTLRGGVARALVVTGVRADGPAAREGRVRPGDRLLAVDETELRGLTLAEAQRALRRSSDALVASLTIEYDVANMEEARAATSGPLLVQLERGFSGELGLTVRETPNGVCIESLRPASTADRCGALQPGDRLLAVDEMPVQDAVTAAKLLRNVSDNCRIARLQILPRPPSASSRTVKRRAQPQAQQNSTQTLYTKESLTVVLRPDHRGLGLSLRPSEDRLSYVIDLLEAGGPAERSGVLLPGDKVLAINRRMLRDLQPAEVAALLEASQVELVTEYKVGGAVVPSSGVFTVRVARPLGGQPDLGLTVNEDLAIAEVRQGSLAHRTGSLAPGDRLLAIDGQKLNSGDLRQAAQLLHRPGSSVVALTIRKPDMVTDGRESNIGNDTVQPQYSGGNLRSARESLPSVDSAVDSWGDAGEGVGPGPELLRLWETASVDSGQLDLSMPPYPGSPGRNGTDNRSQQIVHVSLHKDPVYEDFGFSVSDGMYERGVYINRLRPGGPCDGVLRPFDRILRVNDASTEDCDCCLAVPLIAAAGPRLDLTVARPLSPQNITKTL from the exons ATGTTCAGTTCGTTAAGACTGGCCAGTATGCGCTCGCACAAGAGTCGAGCGAGACCAGGAAGCGTGGCAACTTCGGCGAGCTCTGATTCCGCCCGTCCAGATGAAATGTGCCAGCAGCAATTTTatccaaataattttttggcTCTAGATGAGGGAGAGGGATCCAGTCCGCCTCCTTCTAGCGTCTCCTCAAAAGTAGCTCAAGTCAGGGTCGAGAGGGAGGGCGGAAGCCTCGGTGTTACACTTAGAGGTGGAGTCGCCAGAGCCTTAGTTGTTACCGGAGTTAGAGCAGACGGTCCTGCAGCTAGAGAGGGACGAGTAAGACCCGGCGATCGACTGCTGGCAGTCGATGAGACTGAACTGCGAGGCCTCACATTGGCAGAGGCGCAAAGAGCTCTCAGAAGAAGCTCCGATGCCCTCGTAGCTTCCCTGACCATCGAGTATGACGTCGCAAATATGGAAGAGGCCCGTGCAGCTACATCAGGGCCACTTTTGGTTCAACTAGAGCGCGGATTCTCAG GAGAACTAGGACTGACCGTCAGAGAGACACCGAACGGCGTTTGCATCGAGAGTCTTCGACCAGCCAGTACTGCCGATAGATGCGGAGCACTTCAACCGGGCGATCGGCTTTTGGCGGTGGATGAAATGCCTGTTCAAGATGCAGTGACTGCGGCAAAGTTACTCCGCAATGTTTCGGACAATTGTCGGATAGCTAGATTGCAAATTTTACCCCGACCTCCGAGTGCCTCGTCCAGAACAGTCAAAAGGAGGGCTCAGCCCCAAGCTCAGCAAAATTCTACGCAAACATTGTACACTAAGGAAAGTTTGACTGTGGTCCTGAGACCTGATCACAGAGGTCTCGGCTTATCGTTGAGGCCCTCGGAGGACCGTCTATCGTATGTAATAGACCTGCTGGAAGCCGGTGGTCCGGCTGAGAGAAGCGGGGTTCTCCTCCCTGGAGACAAGGTTCTTGCCATTAATAGAAGAATGCTGAGAGATTTACAGCCAGCAGAAGTTGCAGCGCTCTTAGAAGCCTCTCAG GTCGAGTTGGTGACAGAATACAAAGTCGGAGGGGCGGTAGTCCCCAGTTCTGGTGTGTTCACAGTAAGGGTAGCGAGACCGCTCGGCGGGCAACCCGACCTGGGGCTAACGGTAAACGAAGATTTAGCTATTGCTGAAGTTCGTCAAGGCTCCTTAGCCCACCGAACTGGAAGTCTGGCACCTGGAGATAGACTGTTGGCTATAGATGGTCAAAAACTGAATTCAGGAGATCTTCGGCAAGCTGCTCAACTCCTACATAGACCTGGGAGCTCGGTCGTAGCTCTTACAATAAGAAAACCAGATATGGTCACTGATGGAAG GGAATCGAATATAGGAAATGATACTGTGCAGCCACAGTATTCGGGAGGCAATTTAAGATCTGCTAGAGAGAGTCTTCCGAGTGTAGACAGTGCCGTAGATTCTTGGGGAGACGCTGGTGAAGGTGTCGGTCCAGGACCAGAGCTGCTACGACTTTGGGAAACTGCGTCTGTGGATAGCGGTCAACTCGATTTATCCATGCCTCCGTACCCAGG ATCTCCTGGGCGAAATGGTACTGACAACAGATCGCAACAGATAGTTCACGTCTCTCTTCACAAGGATCCCGTCTATGAAGATTTCGGATTTTCTGTATCCGACGGAATGTACGAACGAGGTGTCTACATTAACAGATTGCGTCCTGGCGGACCGTGTGACGGTGTTTTAAGACCTTTCGATCGAATTTTGCGAGTCAATGATGCGAGCACCGAAGACTGTGACTGTTGTTTAGCTGTCCCATTGATCGCTGCAGCAGGTCCTAGGCTGGATTTAACGGTAGCTCGGCCTCTGTCTCCACAGAATATTACGAAAACtttatag
- the LOC124181642 gene encoding glutamate receptor-interacting protein 2 isoform X2: protein MFSSLRLASMRSHKSRARPGSVATSASSDSARPDEMCQQQFYPNNFLALDEGEGSSPPPSSVSSKVAQVRVEREGGSLGVTLRGGVARALVVTGVRADGPAAREGRVRPGDRLLAVDETELRGLTLAEAQRALRRSSDALVASLTIEYDVANMEEARAATSGPLLVQLERGFSGELGLTVRETPNGVCIESLRPASTADRCGALQPGDRLLAVDEMPVQDAVTAAKLLRNVSDNCRIARLQILPRPPSASSRTVKRRAQPQAQQNSTQTLYTKESLTVVLRPDHRGLGLSLRPSEDRLSYVIDLLEAGGPAERSGVLLPGDKVLAINRRMLRDLQPAEVAALLEASQVELVTEYKVGGAVVPSSGVFTVRVARPLGGQPDLGLTVNEDLAIAEVRQGSLAHRTGSLAPGDRLLAIDGQKLNSGDLRQAAQLLHRPGSSVVALTIRKPDMVTDGRESNIGNDTVQPQYSGGNLRSARESLPSVDSAVDSWGDAGEGVGPGPELLRLWETASVDSGQLDLSMPPYPGSQQIVHVSLHKDPVYEDFGFSVSDGMYERGVYINRLRPGGPCDGVLRPFDRILRVNDASTEDCDCCLAVPLIAAAGPRLDLTVARPLSPQNITKTL, encoded by the exons ATGTTCAGTTCGTTAAGACTGGCCAGTATGCGCTCGCACAAGAGTCGAGCGAGACCAGGAAGCGTGGCAACTTCGGCGAGCTCTGATTCCGCCCGTCCAGATGAAATGTGCCAGCAGCAATTTTatccaaataattttttggcTCTAGATGAGGGAGAGGGATCCAGTCCGCCTCCTTCTAGCGTCTCCTCAAAAGTAGCTCAAGTCAGGGTCGAGAGGGAGGGCGGAAGCCTCGGTGTTACACTTAGAGGTGGAGTCGCCAGAGCCTTAGTTGTTACCGGAGTTAGAGCAGACGGTCCTGCAGCTAGAGAGGGACGAGTAAGACCCGGCGATCGACTGCTGGCAGTCGATGAGACTGAACTGCGAGGCCTCACATTGGCAGAGGCGCAAAGAGCTCTCAGAAGAAGCTCCGATGCCCTCGTAGCTTCCCTGACCATCGAGTATGACGTCGCAAATATGGAAGAGGCCCGTGCAGCTACATCAGGGCCACTTTTGGTTCAACTAGAGCGCGGATTCTCAG GAGAACTAGGACTGACCGTCAGAGAGACACCGAACGGCGTTTGCATCGAGAGTCTTCGACCAGCCAGTACTGCCGATAGATGCGGAGCACTTCAACCGGGCGATCGGCTTTTGGCGGTGGATGAAATGCCTGTTCAAGATGCAGTGACTGCGGCAAAGTTACTCCGCAATGTTTCGGACAATTGTCGGATAGCTAGATTGCAAATTTTACCCCGACCTCCGAGTGCCTCGTCCAGAACAGTCAAAAGGAGGGCTCAGCCCCAAGCTCAGCAAAATTCTACGCAAACATTGTACACTAAGGAAAGTTTGACTGTGGTCCTGAGACCTGATCACAGAGGTCTCGGCTTATCGTTGAGGCCCTCGGAGGACCGTCTATCGTATGTAATAGACCTGCTGGAAGCCGGTGGTCCGGCTGAGAGAAGCGGGGTTCTCCTCCCTGGAGACAAGGTTCTTGCCATTAATAGAAGAATGCTGAGAGATTTACAGCCAGCAGAAGTTGCAGCGCTCTTAGAAGCCTCTCAG GTCGAGTTGGTGACAGAATACAAAGTCGGAGGGGCGGTAGTCCCCAGTTCTGGTGTGTTCACAGTAAGGGTAGCGAGACCGCTCGGCGGGCAACCCGACCTGGGGCTAACGGTAAACGAAGATTTAGCTATTGCTGAAGTTCGTCAAGGCTCCTTAGCCCACCGAACTGGAAGTCTGGCACCTGGAGATAGACTGTTGGCTATAGATGGTCAAAAACTGAATTCAGGAGATCTTCGGCAAGCTGCTCAACTCCTACATAGACCTGGGAGCTCGGTCGTAGCTCTTACAATAAGAAAACCAGATATGGTCACTGATGGAAG GGAATCGAATATAGGAAATGATACTGTGCAGCCACAGTATTCGGGAGGCAATTTAAGATCTGCTAGAGAGAGTCTTCCGAGTGTAGACAGTGCCGTAGATTCTTGGGGAGACGCTGGTGAAGGTGTCGGTCCAGGACCAGAGCTGCTACGACTTTGGGAAACTGCGTCTGTGGATAGCGGTCAACTCGATTTATCCATGCCTCCGTACCCAGG ATCGCAACAGATAGTTCACGTCTCTCTTCACAAGGATCCCGTCTATGAAGATTTCGGATTTTCTGTATCCGACGGAATGTACGAACGAGGTGTCTACATTAACAGATTGCGTCCTGGCGGACCGTGTGACGGTGTTTTAAGACCTTTCGATCGAATTTTGCGAGTCAATGATGCGAGCACCGAAGACTGTGACTGTTGTTTAGCTGTCCCATTGATCGCTGCAGCAGGTCCTAGGCTGGATTTAACGGTAGCTCGGCCTCTGTCTCCACAGAATATTACGAAAACtttatag